Proteins encoded within one genomic window of Actinomycetota bacterium:
- a CDS encoding DUF4111 domain-containing protein, producing MDVWVLCSPLARQSAIGRIPCRTCAIIGLCPGFSESIIGEDIGNVFGPIPQEAYLDSIRDDLLWILQDENHLATLFYGVLNACRVFMVLDRGPELVPSKEEAALWALDRVPTVHHALIRQCLAWLPIVGVRECGQTTYPRQRVGPQPSPRVP from the coding sequence GTGGACGTGTGGGTCTTGTGCTCCCCACTTGCCCGTCAATCGGCGATCGGGCGCATTCCGTGCCGCACATGTGCGATCATCGGCTTGTGTCCGGGGTTCTCGGAATCGATCATCGGCGAGGACATCGGCAATGTCTTCGGGCCGATCCCACAAGAGGCGTACCTCGACTCGATACGTGACGATCTCCTCTGGATCCTCCAAGACGAGAATCACCTTGCGACTCTGTTCTATGGAGTGCTCAATGCGTGCCGCGTGTTCATGGTTCTCGACCGTGGACCAGAGCTGGTGCCGAGCAAAGAGGAAGCGGCGTTGTGGGCGCTGGATCGGGTCCCCACCGTCCACCACGCCCTCATCCGACAGTGTCTTGCCTGGCTACCGATCGTCGGCGTCCGTGAGTGTGGCCAAACGACCTACCCACGGCAACGCGTGGGACCGCAGCCGTCTCCTCGAGTTCCGTGA